From the Moraxella sp. FZFQ2102 genome, the window GCGGATCGTCAGCCAGAATTTACTCAGGTGGATATCGAGACTTCATTCCTATCAGATGATGAGATCATGGATATCGCTGAAGGCTTGACCAAAGATCTGTTCAAAACCATGCTGAACATCGAATTTGACACCTTCCCACGCATGACTTATGCCGATGCAATGCGCGACTATGCGTCTGATAAGCCTGATTTGCGCATTCCATTGAAATTGGTCGATGTTGCTGACATCATGCAGTCTGTTGAATTCAAAGTATTCTCAGGTCCAGCCCAAGATCCAAAAGGTCGTGTGGCTGCCCTACGCGTACCAAATGGTGCGGAAATGAGCCGTAAGCAAATCGATGATTACACCAAATTTGTCGGCATCTATGGTGCAAAAGGTCTGGCTTATATCAAAGTCAATGATGTCAATAAAATTAACAATGGCGTCGATCAAGAATCAGGCCTACAATCACCAATCATCAAAAACATGACCGATGAAGTGCTTGTTGAATTGATCCGCCGCACCGAAGCACAAACTGGCGACATCATCTTCTTTGGTGCTGACAAAACCAAAGTGGTCAATGATGCGATGGGCGCACTGCGTGTGAAAATCGGTACTGATTTGAATATGTTTACCTGTGAGTGGGCGCCGCTATGGGTTGTTGATTTCCCAATGTTCGAAGAAACTGACGATGGCAAATGGACTTCGGTTCACCACCCATTCACTCGTCCAAAAGGCTCAGTTGAAGAGCTGAAAAACAGCCCAGAAACCGCACTGTCAATCGCTTATGATATGGTGCTAAACGGTACTGAGATCGGCGGTGGTTCACTGCGTATCAATACCGTCGAGATGCAAGAAGCAGTCTTTGATGCACTTGGCATTTCTAAAGAAGAAGCGGAGCTGAAGTTTAAGTTCCTAATGGATGCGCTACGCTTCGGTGCGCCACCACACGGCGGCTTGGCATTTGGCTTGGATCGCTTGATCATGCTGATGGTGGGCGCAAGCTCAATCCGTGATGTGATTGCCTTCCCGAAAACTAAAACTGCTGACTGTCCATTGACCGAAGCCCCTGCTGCTGTTGATAATAAGCAGCTGCGCGAGCTGGGCATTCGTATCCGCGAAAAAGAAAAATCAGAATAATTACTGATGTCTTTGGGTTTTATTAAGCACATACCGCTGCCAATCCTAAATGGATTGGTGGCTGTTGCTACTTATGTATGCCATACTTTTAATCTAAGCATCTATCGCAGTATCAATGCCAATCTGATATTGGTCGATCCAACGATGGATGCCCATCTGCGTGCAGCGACTGCCAAACGCATCTTAAGAAACCAACTACAAAACACCCTAAGCAGCGCACTGTGCTGGGCGCATCCACCTGAATGGTCCATCCAACAAATCACCAAAATCCATAACCGCGAAGTGCTAGAAGCTGGCTTTGCCAATGACAAAGGTATGCTGATCATCGTACCGCACCTAGGCGTGTGGGAGATGATGAATGCATGGGTCAGCCAATACGGTGCTTTGACCATCATGTATAAACCTGTCAAAAATCCCAAGATTGACGCGTTTATGCGTGCAAGCCGTGAACGCATTGATGCAAGCTTAGTACCGACCGATGCCACTGGTGTAAAGGCGATTTTTAAGACGCTCAAAGACAGCGGCTTTAGTGTGCTGCTGCCTGATCATGTGCCTGATCCATCTGGTGGCGTGGTTGTGCCGTTTTTTGGTATTGAAACCATGACCAGTACGCTTGCATCCAAGCTTGCTGCCAAGACAGGCTGCGCCTTGGTTGGCTTAAGCTGTGTCAAGCGCAGTGACGGTGATGGCTATGAGATGTTCTGCGATGCGCTCACTGATACCGATTTGTATCATAAAGATCCAGAGATCGCGACAAGTGCGCTCAATCGTGCGATGGAGCAGATGATTCATCGCCACTTCGAGCAGTATATGTGGGGCTATCGTCGCTTTAAACATACACCGCTAGCACTCAATCCATATCTGCTTGCGCCTGATGAGCTTCACGCGCTCGCCATCCAACTTAAGCAACGAACCAAGGAATGCCATGACTGATACCAACTACATCATCTGCATGAAATGGGGTACCAAATACGGGCCAGAATATGTCAATCGCCTGTACAATATGGTCGCGCGTAACATCACCCTGCCCTTTACCATGGTGTGCCTGACCGATGATTCGACAGGTATCCGCGATGAAGTGGTTTGCCATCCCATTCCTGAACTGAATCTGCCAAGCAACATCCCTGAGCGCGGTTGGAAAAAACTCACCACTTTTAAGCCTGATTTATATGGTCTAAAAGGTACGGCGCTGTTTTTGGACATTGACATTGTCATCATTGGCAATATCGATGCGTTCTTCACTCATCAGGCTGAACATGATGACAGTGTGATGATCATTCGTGACTGGAAAAAGCCGTGGCGCATGGTGGGCAATAGCTCAGTATATCGCTTTAAGGTAGGCTACAATACTTATCCGCACTTACTTGAATATTTTGAAAATAATTTTGAAAAAATT encodes:
- the aspS gene encoding aspartate--tRNA ligase; its protein translation is MMRSTYCGQVTEALIDQTITIAGWVHRRRDHGGVIFLDMRDREGLLQVVIDPDTPEAFATADAARSEYLLKITGRVRRRYEGTENPNMTSGQVELLGKEIELLAKADTPPFPLNDDNITVSEELRLKYRFLDMRRPEMQERMKFRAKATSTIRRYLDDHGFLDVETPVLTRATPEGARDYLVPSRTRPGNFFALPQSPQLFKQLLMVAGFDRYYQIAKCFRDEDLRADRQPEFTQVDIETSFLSDDEIMDIAEGLTKDLFKTMLNIEFDTFPRMTYADAMRDYASDKPDLRIPLKLVDVADIMQSVEFKVFSGPAQDPKGRVAALRVPNGAEMSRKQIDDYTKFVGIYGAKGLAYIKVNDVNKINNGVDQESGLQSPIIKNMTDEVLVELIRRTEAQTGDIIFFGADKTKVVNDAMGALRVKIGTDLNMFTCEWAPLWVVDFPMFEETDDGKWTSVHHPFTRPKGSVEELKNSPETALSIAYDMVLNGTEIGGGSLRINTVEMQEAVFDALGISKEEAELKFKFLMDALRFGAPPHGGLAFGLDRLIMLMVGASSIRDVIAFPKTKTADCPLTEAPAAVDNKQLRELGIRIREKEKSE
- a CDS encoding lysophospholipid acyltransferase family protein, which encodes MSLGFIKHIPLPILNGLVAVATYVCHTFNLSIYRSINANLILVDPTMDAHLRAATAKRILRNQLQNTLSSALCWAHPPEWSIQQITKIHNREVLEAGFANDKGMLIIVPHLGVWEMMNAWVSQYGALTIMYKPVKNPKIDAFMRASRERIDASLVPTDATGVKAIFKTLKDSGFSVLLPDHVPDPSGGVVVPFFGIETMTSTLASKLAAKTGCALVGLSCVKRSDGDGYEMFCDALTDTDLYHKDPEIATSALNRAMEQMIHRHFEQYMWGYRRFKHTPLALNPYLLAPDELHALAIQLKQRTKECHD
- a CDS encoding glycosyltransferase, which codes for MTDTNYIICMKWGTKYGPEYVNRLYNMVARNITLPFTMVCLTDDSTGIRDEVVCHPIPELNLPSNIPERGWKKLTTFKPDLYGLKGTALFLDIDIVIIGNIDAFFTHQAEHDDSVMIIRDWKKPWRMVGNSSVYRFKVGYNTYPHLLEYFENNFEKIRSEVRHEQAFLSNYLREHHHLEYWDPTWCVSFKYHCLHKIPLAYFLPPKKPTDAKIVIFHGEINPPDAIKGGGGKWYRYVLPSAWIKDAWQ